GACGTCCCGCACGCCATGCGCCTGACCACCTCCGGCACGTTCATCCACGGCAACTACTGGGGCGGCGGCACCTTCGGCAACTACGCCTCCAGCCACGGCTGCATCGGCCTGCGCGACGTCAAGGGCGGCTACGACAGCGGCGTCTCGGCGGCATGGTTCTTCAACCGCTCCATGGCCGGCGACGTGGTGGTGGTCAAGCACTCCCACGACAAGACGGTGTCCCCGGACAACGGCTTGAACGGCTGGAACATGTCCTGGGAGGACTGGACCGCCTGATCAAGGGGCGCGGGGAACTGCGCATCTTTTGGGGGTCCGGGGGCTTGCCCCCGGGGACGGGAAGGGTAGGGGCGGCGGGGGCGAAAAAAGCCCTCCCGCCCCCACCCCCCCGCACTCTCAGACGAACTCCGCCTTCCCCGGCCCCTCCTCCACAAAGGACCGCATCCCCCGCTCACGATCCTCCGTGGCGAACAACCCCGCGAACCACCCCCGCTCAACGGCAAGCCCCGTCTCGATGTCGGTCTCAAGACCCGCATCGACGGACTCCTTCGCCGCGCGCAGCGCGATCGCCGGCCCCCGCGCCAACCGCGCCGCCCACGCACGCGCCGCCTCGTACACCTCCCCGGCCGGAACGACCCGGTCCACGAGCCCCAGCGCCAAGGCCTCGTCCGCCTTGACCTGACGCCCCGTGAAGATCAGGTCCTTCGCCCGGGACGGCCCGATCAGCCGGGACAGCCGCTGGGTGCCACCCGCACCCGGAATCAGCCCGAGCAGGATCTCCGGCTGGCCCAGCTTCGCGTTGTCCGCGGCGATGCGATGGTCCGCGCAGAGCGCCAACTCGCAGCCCCCGCCCAGCGCGTACCCCGTCACGGCGGCCACGACCGGCTTGGGGATGCGGGCCACGGCGGTGAAGGACTCCTGGAGGGCGCGGGCGCGCAGGACCATCGCGGCGTGGTCCATGGCCCGCATCTCCTTGATGTCCGCGCCGGCCGCGAACACCTTCTCCCCGCCGTAGAGGATCACCGCCCGTACGTCGGCGCGGCCCCCCGCCTCCTCCGCGAGCTCCTTGATCCGGTCCTGCGTGGCCACGTCCAACGCGTTCATCGGCGGCCGGTCCAGCCGGATCGTACCGATGCCTTCGGCGACTTCGAGATGTACGGTCATGCACGCAGGTTAACGCGCGCTAACGACAATGCCGCCAGTGCCCGGCGCCCCTCACCACCGCCACCGTGTCCCGCTCGTTATGCCGCCCCCCTTGCAGTTGACACGGTGTCTCATCCGGCGTCGTGTGGGTGGATTCCGTGTGAACCGGCCCGTAGCTTCCGCCGGGCGGTCATGATGAGGGCATGGCGGGGCTGGAGGGCATCGATCAGCCGCGGGGGCAAGGGCGTGCGACCGCCGCGCGCTGGACGCCCGCGGTCGAGGACGAACGGGCGTTGAAGGCGCTGGACCTGTTCGGCGACCCCACGGAGGCGGAGGTTCCGCTCCCGTCGCTGCCGGAGTCCGCCGCCACCGCCCGCCGTCTCGCCCAGGTCGTCCTGCTGCGGCACTGGGGGCTCGGACCCAAGCTGACGGAGGACGCCGTCCTGCTCGTCTCGGAGCTGGTGGGCAACGCCGTACGGCACACCGGCGCCCGCGCCTTCGGACTGCGGATGCGGCGCCGTCGCGGCCGGATCCGGGTGGAGGTGCGGGACCCCTCCCGCGGCCTGCCCTGTCTCATGCCGGTCCAGGAACTCGACGTCAGCGGCCGCGGGCTCTTCCTCGTCAACGAGCTCTCCGACCGCTGGGGCGTGGACCTGCTCCCGCTCGGCAAGACGACGTGGTTCGAGATGCGCGCGCCGTGACGGCGCACCGCCGATCCGGCGGGCAAGCGCATCCGCGACCCACCCCCACCCGCCGTACGGGCGAATAGGCAGGTTTTAGGACGAGAAGTCCTTAAATGGTGCGGGTGAACACCCCGTCCCCCGCCCGCCGCCAGGCCCTCCGCGCCGGCGCCGGACTCGCCGCGGCCGCCGCCCTCACCGGCACGGGCGCCGCCTGCTCGGCCACCGGCCCCTCCGCCACGACGGCCGCCGCCGCGTCTCCGCCGACCGGCACCACCCGCCCCCCGACCGGCACCCCCACCCCCACGGCGACCCCCGCGACCCCCCGCGCCTACCCCGGCCTCCCCGCCCAGATCACCCACGGTCCCCGCACCGGCCCCGGCGTCGCCCTCACCTTCCACGGGCAGGGAGACCCCGCCCTTGCCGAGGCCCTCCTGCGCGCCGCCGAGCGGTCCGGCGCCCGTGTCACCGTCCTGGCCGTCGGCGACTGGCTCGACGCCCACCCCGCGCTCGCCCGCCGCGTCCTCGACGGCGGCCACGACCTGGGCAACCACACCCAGCGCCACCTCGCCGTCAACACCCTGTCCGAGGCGGACGCCGCCGCCGAGATCGAGGAGTGCGCCCGGCGCCTGCGCCGGCTCACCGGCTCCATCGGCACCTGGTTCCGCCCCTCGCGCGCCCCCACCGCCTCCCCGCTCGTCGTACGCCTGGCCCGCCGCGCGGGCTACCCGCACGTGCTGTCGTACGACGTCGACTCCCTCGACCACACCGACCCGGGCGCCGACGCCGTCACCCGCACGGTCCTCGACGAGGTCCGCCCCGGTTCCGTGGTGAGCCTGCACCTCGGCCACCCGGACACCGTCGCCGCCCTCCCCGCCCTCCTGACCGGACTCGACCACCGCGGCCTGCGCGCGGTGACCACCACGGAGCTGCTGAGCCGATGACCCCCACCACCCGCACCCCCACCACCCGCACCCCCGCCACCCGCACCCCCGCCCCTCGCACCCGCGTGTTCCTCGCCACCGCCCTTCTCCTCGCCCTCGCCCCCCTCGCGGGCTGCGGCGACGACACCGCCGGCAGCGCGGCCCACCAGGCCGCCGCACCCAGCGCGTCCCCGAAGGCCGCCGCCCACGCGAAGGCCGCCCCCGACGCCCTCCCCGGCATGCCGCCGCTCCTCGACCCCAAGGACGTCTACGCCGCCGACCGCCCCGGGATGCTCTCCCCGGTCGTCAAGGACTTCCCCTCCCGCGTCTACGTCCCCAACACCGAGTCGGACACCGTCACCGTCATCGACCCGAAGACGTACAAGGTGACCGACACCATCCCCGTCGGCCGGCAGCCGCAGCACGTCGTGCCGTCCTGGGACCTGAAGACGCTGTGGGTCAACAACGACAAGGGCAACAGCCTCACCCCCATCGACCCGAAGACGGGGAAGGCGGGCGAACCGGTCGACGTCCACGACCCCTACAACCTCTACTTCACGCCGAACGGCAAGTACGCCGTCGTCATGGCCTCCCTCGACCGCGAACTGGTCTTCCGGGACGCCCACACCATGAAGACCGTCCACACCGAGCCGGTGAGCTGCTACGGCGTCAACCACGCCGACTTCTCGCCCGACGGCCGCTACTTCATCGTCTCCTGCGAGTTCAGCGGCGAACTCCTCAAGGTCGACACCGAGAGGATGAAGGTCGTCGCCAAGCAGAAGCTGCCGTTCGACGGCGCCATGCCGCAGGACGTCAAGATCGCGCCCGACGGCGGCCGCTTCTACATCGCCGACATGAAGGCGAACGGCATGTGGGTCCTGGACGGCGACAGCTTCGCGCGGCCCACCTTCCTGCCCACCGGCAAGGGCTGCCACGGCCTGTACGTCGGCCGCGACTCGCGCGAGATGTACATCTCCAACCGGGGCGAGGGCACCGTCTCCGTCTTCGACTTCAAGAAGAACGAGCTGACCAAGAAGTGGCACCTGCCCGACGGCGGCAGCCCCGACATGGGCGGTGTCTCCGCCGATGGAGAAGTCCTGTGGCTGTCGGGCCGCTACGACGCCGAGGTCTACGCGATCGACACCCGCACGGGGAAGCAGCTCGCCCGTATCAAGGTCGGCAAGGGCCCGCACGGCCTCGCCGTCTACCCCCAGCCGGGCCGCTACTCCCTCGGCCACACCGGCGTCTTCCGCTGACCCCCCGGCGCTCCGGAAAGGACCGCACTTGAGTCTCCGGCTACCGGAAGGTCCAGACTCGCCGACGTGACCGAGAACAGCACCGCACCGCTCACCATCGGCGAGCTGGCCCGGGCCACCGGACTGCCGGTGCGCACCATCCGCCACTGGTCGGACGAGGGCGCCCTGCCGCCCGTGGCCCGCTCACCCGGCGGCTACCGGCTGTACGACGCCGCGAGCGTCGCCCGCCTGGAGCTGATCCGCACCCTGCGCCAACTGGGCCTCGGCCTGGCCGACGTGCGCCGGGTGCTGTCCGGCGAGAGCAGCGTCGCCGAGCTGGCGGCCGCCCACGTCGCCGCGCTGGACGCGCGGATCCGGGCGCTGCGGGTGACCCGTGCGGTGCTGTCGACCGTGGCGAAACGCGGTTCCAGCGCGGAGGAGACGACCCTGATGAACAGACTGGCCCGGCTGTCCGCCGCCGAACGCGGCAGGATCCTGCGAGAGTTCGTGGACGAGACGTTCCACGGACTGGACACCGCCGACCCGGCGATCCGGGACCGCATGAGTTCCCTGACCGCCGACCTGCCCGACGACCCCACACCCGCCCAGGTGGACGCCTGGGTGGAGCTGGCCGAACTGCTCCAGGACCCCGGCTTCCGGGCCGAGATGCGCACGGCGGCCGAGCTCCAGGCCGCCGACCACGGCGAGGGCGCCCCCGCCGGGCAGTCCATGTGGTTCGCCCGGCGGCTGGTGCAGCAGGGCGCCGAGGGCCGCCGGCGCGGCATCGACCCCGCCTCGCCCGAGGCCGACGCCGTTCTCGGCGAACTGATCGGCGACGCCGACCCCGTCGCCGTGCTCGAACGGCTGGAGCTGATGACGGCCGGCCGGGTCGCCCGCTACCGCGAGTTGCTGGTCACGGTGCGGACCGGCACCCCCGCCGCCGCCCGCCGCGAGGAGTTCGCCTGGGTGGTCGCCGCACTGCGCGCCCGCGCGGGCCGTTAATCTGGCCTGCGTCAACAGGACACGCCCGTACGGCGGCACCGCGGGTGCCCGGCGGCGGACAAGGCACCACAGAAGGGGGCCGATCGGTGGCGGACATCGAGGCAGCGCGCAAGGAGTTCCAGCGGATCGACACGGACGGCGACGGGTTCATCACCGCCGCGGAGTTCAAGTCCGCCCTGGCGCAGGGAGGGGACTGGAACGTCACCGAGTCGGTGGCCGAGTCCGTCATCGCCAGCCGCGACCTCAACGGCGACAAGGTGCTGTCGTTCGACGAGTTCTGGACGTACCTCAACAAGTGACGTCATGCGTGCGGGGCACCCGTCGGATCCCGGCAGGGTGCTCCGCACGCGTACGACGGGTCAGCCCCGGCGCGTCCGCGTCACCCGCACGCTCCAGCGGCCCTCCCGCCTCTCCAGCGCCAGTGGCAGGTCGAAGCACTTGCTCACCAGGTCGTCGGTGAGCACCTCCGCCACCGGGCCGCGCGCCAGCGCCCCGCCCTCGCGCAGCAGCAGCGCGTGGTCCGTGCCCGGCGGCAGCTCCTCCAGGTGGTGGGTGACCAGGACCGTCGCCAGCCGGGGGTGCTCCTCCCGCAGCGTGTCCAGCGCCTCGATCAGCTGCTCCCGGCCCGGCAGGTCGAGCCCGGTGGCCGGTTCGTCGAGCAGCAGCAGCCGCGGCTCGGGCATCAGCGCGCGGGCGATCAGCACCCGGCCGCGCTCGCCCTGCGACAGCGTCGTCCAGCGGGCCTCCCGCCGGTCCGCCAGCCCCAGCGTGCCGGTCAGCCGGTCCGCCCGTTCCTCCTGCTCCGGCGTCGGCGCCCACCGCGGCTGCGGTTCCACGGAGTTGGTCAGCCCGGTCAGTACGACGTCCCGCACCCGCAGCGCCGAACGCAGCGGATGCCGGGGGTTGACGTGCCCGACCAGGGACCGCAGCTCCCGCAGGTCCACCGTGCCCAGCCGGCGGCCCAGTACCTCCACCGTGCCGTGCGTGGGGTGGACGAGCGCGCCCAGCAGGCTCAGCAGGGTCGTCTTGCCGGCCCCGTTGGCGCCGAGCAGCGCCCAGTGCTCGCCGGTGCGCACGGTGAGCGAGACGTCCCGCAGCAGCGGCCGCCCGTCCCGTACGACATGGACGTCCCGGGCGTCCAGGACCACCGTGTCCGTGCCGCCGCCGCTCCTCGTGCCCTCGCCCCTCACGCTCCTGTTCATCACGCCCCCGCCCGGTTGACCGCCGACAGCACCGCGTGCACGGACGCCGCCAGCACCGAGGTGTCCCGGCCCGCGCCCCACGCGGTGGCGCCGTCCACCCGGCACTCGGCGTAGGCGACCGCCTCGCCGTCCGTGCCGGGGCCCGCCGCGTGCTCGGCGAAGTCCCGCACCTCCACCGCGATCCCGGCCCCGGCCAGCGCGTCGGCGAACGCCGACAGCGGACCGTTGCCGGTGCCCTCGTGGTCGCCACTCCGGCCGTCCCGCTCCAGCGTGCACACGAACCGGTGCGTCCCGGACGGCTCCTGCGTCGCCGACCAGGCGGCCAGCCGCACCGCGCCCTCCCGGCCCGGCGCCAGGTACGCCGCCTCGAACAGCGCGTACAGCTCCGCCGCCGTCGCCTCCCGGCCGCTGTCGTCGGTGGCCCGCTGGACCACCTTCGAGAAGTCCGGCCGCATCCGGGCCGGCAGGTCCACGCCGTGCCCGGTCCGCAGCAGATACGCCATCCCGCCCTTGCCCGACTGCGAGTTGACGCGGATCACCGCCTCGTACGAGCGCCCCAGGTCCGCCGGGTCGACCGGCAGGTACGGCACCGCCCACGGCGCCTCGCGCTCCGGCACCCCCAGTTCGGCGGCCCGCTTGGCGTGCGCGGCGAACCCCTTGTCGATGGCGTCCTGGTGGGTGCCGGAGAACGCCGTGTGGACCAGCTCACCGGCGTACGGATGGCGCGGGTGCACCGGCAGCCGGTTGCAGTGCTCCACCGTCGCCCGCACCGCGTCGATGTCGCTCAGGTCGACCATCGGGTCGACGCCCTGCGCGAACAGGTTGAGCGCCAGCGTCACCAGGTCGACGTTGCCGGTGCGCTCCCCGTTGCCGAACAGACAGCCCTCCACCCGCTGCGCCCCGGCCAGCACCGCGAGTTCGGCGCAGGCGACGCCCGTACCGCGGTCGTTGTGCGGATGGACGGAGAGGATGACGGAGTCCCGGCGGGCCAGCTGGCGGTGGACGTACTCGATCTGGTCGGCGTAGACGTTGGGCGTGGCGATCTCCACCGTTGCGGGGAGGTTGTGGGTGACCGGACGGTCGGGGCTCGCGTCCCAGAACTCGGTCAGCTCGTCGCACAGTTCGAGCACGTAGTCGGGCTCGGTCAGGTTGAACGTCTCGGGCGAGAACTGGAAGCGCACGTGTCCGCGCAGCCCGTCCGCGCGGCGGGCCATGCGCTCGGCGGCCTCCCGCACGGTCCGCCGCACCTCGTCCCGGTCCCGCCCGAGCACGACCTCCCGCCACACCGGCGAGGTCGCGATGTACAGATGGACGACGGCCCGGTCCAGCCCCTCGATCGCGTCGAACGTGGTGTCGATCAGCTCCGGCCGGGCGGGCGTGAACACGACGGGCGTGACGTCGTCCGGGACGGCACCGTCCTCCACCAGGTGCCGCACGAAGTCGAAGTCGGTACGGCTGGCGGAGGGATAGCCGACCTCGATCTCCTTGAACCCCCTCCCGGTGAGCAGGTCGAAGAAGCGGCGCTTGCGCGGGGTGTCCATCGGCTCGGCGAGCGCCTGGTTGCCGTCGCGCAGATCGACCGGCACCCACAGCGGGGCGCGCGAGAACCGGGCGGCGGGCCAGCTCCGCTCCTCGACGGGGACCCGCACGCGCTCCTCGAAGGGGCGGTAGCGGTGGTACGGCATGGGACTGGGCCGCTGCGGATTCCAGGGCTCCTGGGCGGGCGGACGGCCTTCGTGGGTGATGCTCATGCTGGTCTGCGACTGCCTTCGGCTCGGTCGGACGGCGACCGGCGGCACGGCGGAACCCCGCGGCGGGGTGCCGGTCGTGGTCAGACCCCGCCGCGGCAGCCGAGAAGAAGCAGACCGCGGTACGTCATGGCGGTACGCTACCCACACCTCAGCTCCTCAGACAAGTGGTGACCGTCAGCCGCCGTCCACGTAAGGTGCCCCCATGCCCCTAGACGCCGTCCGCCCCAGCCCGCTCGTCGAACAGGCCGCGGACCGGCTGCGCGCGCAGATCACCGGCGGACAGTGGCCGGTCGGCACCAAGCTCCCGGGGGAGACCACGCTGGCCAAGGAGCTCGGCGTCGGCCGCTCCACGGTCCGCGAGGCGCTGCGCGCCCTCGCCGGCGCCGGACTGGTCCGGGCACGGCAGGGTGCCGGCGTCTTCGTCACCGCCACCGAACCCGCCGAGGACTGGCCCGCCCGATTGCGACGCGCCGCCGTCACCGACGTCTACGAGGTCCGCCTCGGCGTCGAGGTCCACGCCGCCGCCCTCGCCGCCGCCCGCCGCACCCCCGAGGACACCGCCGCGCTCCGGACCGCCCTGGCGGGCCGCCGCACGGCCGCCGCCGGCGACGACGCGGCCTTCGTCGACGCCGACATCGCCCTGCACGCGGCCGTCGTCACCGCCGCGCACAACCCCGTCCTCGCCGACCTCTTCACCGAGTTCATTCCCACCCTCCGCCGCGGCCTGATCGAGATGCTCGACCTCGTCGGCCTGCGCACGACGGACCCCAACACGGGCGACGACACCCACGAGGCCCTGGTCGAAGCGATCACCCGGGGCGACGCCGAGGCGGCGTCGACGGTCCTGCGCGAGGAACTGGAAGGAACGCTGGGCCTGTTGCGCCGGGCGTGAGGCCCCGGTCCCCGTCAGGCGTCGTCCGCCCATTTCTTCAGCGCGGCTTTACTGCTGAAGTCGGCGACGTCCTTGTCGTGCGGGTCGGAGGTGTACTGGTGGAAGCGCCACTTGGCCTTGATGCGGGGCTCGCCCGCTGTCACGTAGTCGGCGATCCAGAGGCCGTCGCCGGCGTAGGAGGTGGTGTCGACGTTGAGCCAGAAATTCCGGTTGCAATAGAGCAGGACCCGGTGGTTCGGCCGGAGCGATTTCACCTTGCGGATGAAGCTGTCCTTCTCCGCGTTGCTCGCGTGGGTGCCGTCGCCTGTGGTCTCCCAGTCGACGGCGAGGAGGTCGCTGCCCTTCTCGGGCGCGTGTTTGACGAAGTACTCGGCCTGGGCGGTGAGATTGCCCGGCCAGAGGAAGTGGTAGAAGCCGACGACGAGCCCGGCGTCACGGGCGTGCTCGGTCTGGGCGGACAGCCGGGGGTTGATGTACGAGCGGCCCTCGGTCGCCTTGATGAAGGCGAAGGAGAGGCCGTCCGTGTCGAAGGAAGAGGACTGGTAGGCGCTGACGTCGATGCCTCGCAGCATGGGGGGACTCCTCGAAGTGTGCGGTGGGGGAGGGGAGTTGCCGCCCGTCCACCCTGGCATGAGGCTGGTGCCCCGTGTGCGCGGAACCCTCACACGGCGAGGTGGTCGTACTAACACTCGATGATGTTGACAGCGCGCCCGCCGCGAGCCGTCCTGACGGACGTGCAGGCCCCGGAGGGGGCCCTCCCGTCGCCGGCCGGTCGGTTCGGGACCCACCGTTCTTCACCGTCATGGCTACGGCACCTCCGGGTTCGTCGCGTCGGCCGCGGAGGGTCCCGGGGAGCCGGCGGTGGCCGCGGTGCCGGGTACCCAGGTGTCCCCGTCCGGGTTCTGTCCGGGCGCGGCCTCGTCCCGTTCATGGTCGGCCTGCTCGGCCTGCTCGGCCTGCTCGACCAGGGCGTCCGGGCCCCGGACCAGGCGGTGGGGTGGATGTCCGAGAGCGGGATCGCCTGGGTGTCGTCGACGCTGTCCGGCAGCTGTACCAGCCCGACGTGGGCGTACGGGATCCTGGCCTACTCGGCCCGCAGCCCGTCCAGCCCGTCCAGCCCGCCCGCGGCCTCCGCGCCGCCGAAGAACACGGTGCCGGCCCGTGGTCCCTGCGGGTTCGCGTTGTCGCACGGTGCGCGGATGCGAGAGGGGCGTACCGGATCTCACGAGAAAGTGCGTCAACGGTGAGAGGGGCCGACCGGCGTGCCGCTGGCGATCCGCGCGCAGCGGTCGGGAATCAAGGTGTGATCGCTGAATGCGGCGCTTTCGAGCGCGAAATCAGTCATGCCGGCCGAGGTGCCCGGGAGGGGCACTGCCTTGTCACCGGCCGCGGGCCGGACGGCGCTGAGCCAACGTCACTGGGCCACCTCGCCGTCGCACCGGTCAGTGACCGGTCGCCAGGTCTCCGTCGTCCTCACTGTCGCCGTCGTCACCGGTGTCCGCCGCGGCGTCGGCTGCGCCCAGTGCCGCACCCAGTGAGGAGAAGTCCAGGATCTCGGCGGCCTCGCGCCTGGTCCGTTCCGCGGTGCGGGCGGCGATCGCGGGCAGGTCGCCTCGTTCGGCTATCAGCTGGTCGTAGATCGGGGCGACGGCTTGGGCGGCGAGAGACACGTTGTACAGACCTACTTCTGTGTGTGACACGGGACGGAGGGCGGCGAGTGCGGTCAACCGCTGTGCGCGGCCGAATCGCACGCCTCCGCGCCTGCCAGGTGAACCCGGGCAGGCCAGATCTCCGCTACCCGCCCCCTCGCCCTTCACACCCCGGCACACCGCACTGGAATGCGCATCGGCCCCGCTCGCCATCAGCGGCTCTCCCGGCGGGTCGGCGGCTGGTCTGCGGGTACTTGCGCACGCGGTGGCGGCAACACGGCGGTCACCGGGGCTGGTGAGGAGCGGGTGGTATGACGCAGGAGGTCGAATCGCTCGGCTGGGCGGTGCTGATCGCCGGGGCGGTGATGGCCGCGGCCCTCGTCTTCCATCCCGTGAGCGAGCGCATCCGGGTGCCCGCCCCCGCCTTCTTCCTCCTCGCCGCGGCCGTGGTCTCCGATCTGGTGCCCGGCCTCCGGACGATTCCCCTGGACATGGTGCAGCGGCTGGTCACGGTCGCGTTGATCTTCGTCCTGCTGGACGGAGGTGCGTCGCTGGGCTGGCGCCGGCTGCGGCCGTCCCTGGCGGCGGCGTCCTGGATGGGGCTGGGCGGCACCGTCGTGATCGCCGCGGCGACCGGCACGCTGGCCCATCTGTTCCTCGGCCTTCCGTGGGAGCCGGCACTGCTGCTCGGCATCGCGCTGGCACCGACCGATCCGGCGGCGGTCTTCTCCGCCCTGGGGCGCAAGGAGATCGCCGGGCGCAGTGGCACGCTGCTGAACGGCGAGGCCGGTCTGAACGACCCGGCCGGCATCGCCCTGCTCACCGCGGTGCTCGAACTGGGCGGCCGGACCGGTGGGGCCGCGGTCGGGCATGTCGCCTGGGTCTTCGTCGAGCAGATCGCCGTCGGGACGGCCGTCGGCGTGGCAGGCGGGCTGGCGCTGCTGCGGCTCCTGCGCCGAGTGCGGCTGCCCGGCCAGGGCCTCTACTCCCTGTCCGTCATGGCGGGCGCACTGGTGATCTACGGAGTGGCGACCGTGGCGCACGGCTCCGGCTTCCTGGCGGTGTTCACCGCAGGGGTGGTGCTGGCCGACAGAGGGGTGCCGTTCGAACGGGAGATCGAGCGGTTTCATGACGCGCTGTCCAGCCTCGGCGAGATCGCGGCCTTCACCGCACTCGGCCTGACCGTCACGCTGGCGGATTTCGACAACCTCGGGGCCTGGGGCGACGGCGCGGTCATGGCCGTGATCACGCTCGTCCTGGTCCGCCCGGTGGTCATGATGCTGATGCTGCGGCCGGTACGGCTGCGGACCGGGGAGCGGGTCTTCCTCTCCCTGACCGGGCTGAAGGGCGCCGTGCCGATCCTGCTGGGCAGCTTCCTGCTCACCGAGCACACCACCCACGGCCGCTCCCTCTACGACATCGTCTTCGTCGTGGTCGCCGCCTCCATCCTCGTCCAGGGAACCCTCATCCCCTGGCTCGCCCGGCGCTGCCATGTGTCCCTGCGCTCCACGCCGCTGCGACCGTGGCCGCTCGGCATCCGGTTCCGGTCACCACCCACCGGCATACGGCGCTACCGCGTCCGGCCCGGCGCGACGGCCCAGAACACGCGCGTCGACGACCTCGACCTGCCGGCCGACGTCTGGATCGCGCTCGTCATCAGAAAGGGAGAGCTCCTCACCCTGCATCCCGACACCCGTTTGGACGCCGAGGACGAGGTCGTCCTGGTCACGGACCCGGAGTCGGAGGGACCCGACGACGGCGTGGCGCAGGTCTTCGGGGCGGCCTGAAACAGCACCACCGCGCAACCCGTCACGGACTGAGCCGCTCGCCCGGCGCGTCACCACCACTGCCCGGCGCGTCGCCACCGACTCGACCGCCGTCGAGCCGCCTTCGAGGAAGGAAGTCGCTGTGCCCATACCCGCGCCAGTTTCCTCCGCATCCCGCGGCGGGTGCGCATGACGGCGCGTAGGACACCGCAAGCAGAGGGACGGAACGGACGGGGTGCCGCGCGCACCCGCCTGGCCTCCGGTCTACGGCTGTTCGTGCTGTCCGTCCGCCGTGCTGCTCGCCGGGGTCGGCGCGATCGGCCGGCCTTTCGGCTGGGTGATGCTGACCACGACGTTGGGCCCGACGGCCCATCTGCTGCTGGCCCACCCCGATTCGGTCGGCGCACGACTGCGCAGTGCCGTTCTGGACCATGCCGCGGCGATCGTTGCCGGCCCCGGCCGCCTCGCCGCCCTCGGACTGTGGGGCCATGCGTCGGCCGCCGCCCAAGAGCACGACAGCGCGCGCTCTCGGGCCGGACGGTGCGTGCGGTGTGCGGCAGCGAGCCGGCCTCCGTGGCTCCCGACGATGACGTCGACCGTGCGGTGCAGCTGATGCGTGCCGAGGCTGTTCGCCGGCTGCCGGTCGTCGAGGACGGGCGCCCTGTCGGCATCGTCGCGTTGGGCGACCTCACCGTCGAACGCGATCCCACCTCGGCGCTGGGCGACATCAGCGCGGCCGAACCGAGCGCCTGATCAGATCAGAACGGCGTCAGTGACAGCACCGCCGCAGCCGGGAGTGCCTGGTGATTCGATCGCCCCGCCGCTGAGCAAACGGCACGAACGACGGCGACAGGCCGTTGTCCGGCATCGGGTCTGTCGCGGATCGGCAGGGGGCGGAATGCCGGCCCCTGGTACCCGAGGGTACGGAGCAGGAGCTGGTCATCTGCCGCTGTCCCGGACTGAACGCGACTCCTGCCAAGACACCGACGGCCGGCACTGTCAGTTGCACCGATGCCAGGCGGTGTCCCACGTGTACCCGTAGGTGGGCAACGTGTAGAAGTCGTCCACGGTCGACATGGTGTCGCCCGGTGGCCGTGGTGGACGGAGGGAAAGTGGGTGTCCGGCGAAGCTCTGCGGTGATCTGTCGGAGACACGTCAGGATCCTGTAGGGTTTGCGACGGTGTG
The DNA window shown above is from Streptomyces sp. NBC_00670 and carries:
- a CDS encoding enoyl-CoA hydratase/isomerase family protein; its protein translation is MTVHLEVAEGIGTIRLDRPPMNALDVATQDRIKELAEEAGGRADVRAVILYGGEKVFAAGADIKEMRAMDHAAMVLRARALQESFTAVARIPKPVVAAVTGYALGGGCELALCADHRIAADNAKLGQPEILLGLIPGAGGTQRLSRLIGPSRAKDLIFTGRQVKADEALALGLVDRVVPAGEVYEAARAWAARLARGPAIALRAAKESVDAGLETDIETGLAVERGWFAGLFATEDRERGMRSFVEEGPGKAEFV
- a CDS encoding ATP-binding protein — its product is MAGLEGIDQPRGQGRATAARWTPAVEDERALKALDLFGDPTEAEVPLPSLPESAATARRLAQVVLLRHWGLGPKLTEDAVLLVSELVGNAVRHTGARAFGLRMRRRRGRIRVEVRDPSRGLPCLMPVQELDVSGRGLFLVNELSDRWGVDLLPLGKTTWFEMRAP
- a CDS encoding polysaccharide deacetylase family protein, with amino-acid sequence MVRVNTPSPARRQALRAGAGLAAAAALTGTGAACSATGPSATTAAAASPPTGTTRPPTGTPTPTATPATPRAYPGLPAQITHGPRTGPGVALTFHGQGDPALAEALLRAAERSGARVTVLAVGDWLDAHPALARRVLDGGHDLGNHTQRHLAVNTLSEADAAAEIEECARRLRRLTGSIGTWFRPSRAPTASPLVVRLARRAGYPHVLSYDVDSLDHTDPGADAVTRTVLDEVRPGSVVSLHLGHPDTVAALPALLTGLDHRGLRAVTTTELLSR
- a CDS encoding YVTN family beta-propeller repeat protein, with the translated sequence MTPTTRTPTTRTPATRTPAPRTRVFLATALLLALAPLAGCGDDTAGSAAHQAAAPSASPKAAAHAKAAPDALPGMPPLLDPKDVYAADRPGMLSPVVKDFPSRVYVPNTESDTVTVIDPKTYKVTDTIPVGRQPQHVVPSWDLKTLWVNNDKGNSLTPIDPKTGKAGEPVDVHDPYNLYFTPNGKYAVVMASLDRELVFRDAHTMKTVHTEPVSCYGVNHADFSPDGRYFIVSCEFSGELLKVDTERMKVVAKQKLPFDGAMPQDVKIAPDGGRFYIADMKANGMWVLDGDSFARPTFLPTGKGCHGLYVGRDSREMYISNRGEGTVSVFDFKKNELTKKWHLPDGGSPDMGGVSADGEVLWLSGRYDAEVYAIDTRTGKQLARIKVGKGPHGLAVYPQPGRYSLGHTGVFR
- a CDS encoding MerR family transcriptional regulator, whose amino-acid sequence is MTENSTAPLTIGELARATGLPVRTIRHWSDEGALPPVARSPGGYRLYDAASVARLELIRTLRQLGLGLADVRRVLSGESSVAELAAAHVAALDARIRALRVTRAVLSTVAKRGSSAEETTLMNRLARLSAAERGRILREFVDETFHGLDTADPAIRDRMSSLTADLPDDPTPAQVDAWVELAELLQDPGFRAEMRTAAELQAADHGEGAPAGQSMWFARRLVQQGAEGRRRGIDPASPEADAVLGELIGDADPVAVLERLELMTAGRVARYRELLVTVRTGTPAAARREEFAWVVAALRARAGR
- a CDS encoding EF-hand domain-containing protein gives rise to the protein MADIEAARKEFQRIDTDGDGFITAAEFKSALAQGGDWNVTESVAESVIASRDLNGDKVLSFDEFWTYLNK
- a CDS encoding ABC transporter ATP-binding protein, whose translation is MNRSVRGEGTRSGGGTDTVVLDARDVHVVRDGRPLLRDVSLTVRTGEHWALLGANGAGKTTLLSLLGALVHPTHGTVEVLGRRLGTVDLRELRSLVGHVNPRHPLRSALRVRDVVLTGLTNSVEPQPRWAPTPEQEERADRLTGTLGLADRREARWTTLSQGERGRVLIARALMPEPRLLLLDEPATGLDLPGREQLIEALDTLREEHPRLATVLVTHHLEELPPGTDHALLLREGGALARGPVAEVLTDDLVSKCFDLPLALERREGRWSVRVTRTRRG